From Eptesicus fuscus isolate TK198812 chromosome 13, DD_ASM_mEF_20220401, whole genome shotgun sequence, the proteins below share one genomic window:
- the LOC129151134 gene encoding beta-catenin-like protein 1, whose translation MDVGELLSYQPNRGTKRPRDEEEEELNRPRKHAGPGELGRFREEGTTVGRASEEAPKRLLPIRDSEGEGGEEEEEPLDASSVKKMILTFEKRSYRNQELRVKFPDRPERFMESELDLDDIIQEMHVVATRPDLYPLLVELGAVRSLLGLLEHDNTDVSIAVVRLLEEFTDVDALHEGEEGAEVLIEALADGQVVALLVQNLGRLQESVSEEAQGVHDTLALVENMAEFRPQTCEEAAQQGLLRWLLKRLKAKMPFDANKLYCSEVLAILLQDSDANRALLGELEGIDVLLQQVSAFKRRNPRTAEEQEMMENLFDALCSCLLLGSNRERFLKGEGVQLMNLMLREKQVARSSALKVLDHAMLGPEGSDTCRKFVDILGLRTIFPLFMKSPKKIKKAGSTEKEHEEHVCSILASLLRNLRGQRRTRLLRKFTERGSEKVDRLMELHFKYLEAVQVADEKMEGAKHHRLLRGEMPDSDSEEDLYLRRLDAGLFVLQHICYILAEICNAKDPQIRQRVHQILNMRGSSIDTVRHIVEEYAESLGDGRSPEFRESEQRRILGLLVNL comes from the coding sequence ATGGATGTGGGCGAACTGCTCAGCTACCAGCCCAACAGGGGCACAAAACGTCCCcgggatgaggaagaggaagagctgaACAGGCCCAGGAAACACGCTGGTCCTGGAGAACTTGGCCGCTTTCGGGAAGAGGGAACGACGGTGGGAAGAGCTTCGGAGGAGGCCCCCAAAAGGCTGCTTCCGATTAGGGACAGCgagggtgaggggggagaggaggaggaggaaccattGGATGCAAGCTCCGTGAAGAAGATGATCCTCACCTTTGAAAAGAGATCGTACAGAAACCAAGAGCTGCGCGTCAAGTTCCCAGACAGGCCCGAGAGGTTTATGGAGTCCGAGCTGGACCTCGATGACATCATTCAGGAGATGCACGTGGTAGCCACCCGGCCAGACCTGTACCCCCTCCTCGTGGAGCTGGGCGCCGTTCGGTCTCTCCTCGGGCTGCTGGAACACGACAACACCGACGTGTCCATAGCTGTGGTCCGTCTGCTGGAGGAGTTCACGGATGTAGACGCCCTCCACGAGGGCGAAGAGGGAGCAGAAGTGCTCATCGAGGCTCTGGCGGACGGACAAGTGGTGGCGCTGCTCGTGCAGAACCTGGGGCGCCTGCAGGAGTCGGTGAGCGAGGAGGCGCAGGGCGTGCACGACACCCTGGCTCTTGTGGAGAACATGGCCGAGTTCCGGCCCCAGACGTGCGAGGAGGCGGCCCAGCAGGGCCTTCTGCGGTGGCTGCTGAAGAGGCTGAAGGCCAAGATGCCGTTCGATGCCAACAAGCTGTACTGCAGCGAAgtgctggccatcttgctgcAGGACAGTGACGCCAACAGGGCGCTGCTTGGGGAGCTGGAAGGAATCGACGTGCTTCTTCAGCAGGTGTCCGCCTTTAAAAGACGCAATCCCCGCACTGCGGAGGAGCAGGAGATGATGGAGAACCTGTTTGACGCGCTCTGTTCCTGCCTGCTGCTCGGTTCCAATCGGGAGCGCTTCCTGAAGGGCGAGGGTGTTCAGCTGATGAATCTCATGctcagggaaaagcaggtggccaGGAGCAGCGCCCTGAAGGTGCTGGACCATGCCATGCTGGGGCCCGAGGGCTCCGACACTTGCCGTAAGTTTGTGGACATTCTGGGCTTGCGAAccatctttcctctcttcatGAAGTCTCCCAAGAAGATCAAGAAGGCGGGGAGCACTGAGAAGGAGCACGAAGAGCACGTCTGCTCcatcctggcctccctcctgcggAACCTGAGAGGGCAGCGGCGAACCCGGCTGCTCAGGAAATTCACTGAACGCGGCAGCGAGAAGGTTGACAGACTGATGGAGCTGCATTTTAAGTATCTGGAGGCCGTGCAGGTGGCCGACGAGAAGATGGAAGGGGCGAAGCACCACAGGCTCCTGCGAGGGGAAATGCCAGACAGCGACTCAGAAGAGGACTTGTACCTCCGGCGCTTGGACGCGGGGCTCTTTGTCCTGCAGCACATCTGCTACATCCTGGCGGAGATCTGCAATGCCAAGGACCCCCAGATCCGGCAGAGGGTTCACCAGATCTTAAACATGAGAGGGAGCTCCATCGACACGGTCAGGCACATCGTCGAGGAGTACGCGGAGAGCCTCGGGGACGGCCGGAGCCCGGAGTTCCGCGAGAGCGAGCAGAGGCGCATCCTGGGCCTGCTGGTCAACCTCTAG
- the LOC129151135 gene encoding beta-catenin-like protein 1, which translates to MDVGELLSYQPNRGTKRPRDEEEEELNRPRKHAGPGELGRFREEGTTVGRAAEEAPKRLLPIRDSEGEGGEEEEEPLDASSVKKMILTFEKRSYRNQELRVKFPDRPERFMESELDLDDIIQEMHVVATRPDLYPLLVELGAVRSLLGLLEHDNTDVSIAVVRLLEEFTDVDALHEGEEGAEVLIEALADGQVVALLVQNLGRLQESVSEEAQGVHDTLALVENMAEFRPQTCEEAAQQGLLRWLLKRLKAKMPFDANKLYCSEVLAILLQDSDANRALLGELEGIDVLLQQVSAFKRRNPRTAEEQEMMENLFDALCSCLLLGSNRERFLKGEGVQLMNLMLREKQVARSSALKVLDHAMLGPEGSDTCRKFVDILGLRTIFPLFMKSPKKIKKAGSTEKEHEEHVCSILASLLRNLRGQRRTRLLRKFTERGSEKVDRLMELHFKYLEAVQVADEKMEGAKHHRLLRGEMPDSDSEEDLYLRRLDAGLFVLQHICYILAEICNAKDPQIRQRVHQILNMRGSSIDTVRHIVEEYAESLGDGRSPEFRESEQRRILGLLVNL; encoded by the coding sequence ATGGATGTGGGCGAACTGCTCAGCTACCAGCCCAACAGGGGCACAAAACGTCCCcgggatgaggaagaggaagagctgaACAGGCCCAGGAAACACGCTGGTCCTGGAGAACTTGGCCGCTTTCGGGAAGAGGGAACGACGGTGGGAAGAGCGGCGGAGGAGGCCCCCAAAAGGCTGCTTCCGATTAGGGAcagcgagggggaggggggagaggaggaggaggaaccattGGATGCAAGCTCCGTGAAGAAGATGATCCTCACCTTTGAAAAGAGATCGTACAGAAACCAAGAGCTGCGCGTCAAGTTCCCAGACAGGCCCGAGAGGTTTATGGAGTCCGAGCTGGACCTCGATGACATCATTCAGGAGATGCACGTGGTAGCCACCCGGCCAGACCTGTACCCCCTCCTCGTGGAGCTGGGCGCCGTTCGGTCTCTCCTCGGGCTGCTGGAACACGACAACACCGACGTGTCCATAGCTGTGGTCCGTCTGCTGGAGGAGTTCACGGATGTAGACGCCCTCCACGAGGGCGAAGAGGGAGCAGAAGTGCTCATCGAGGCTCTGGCGGACGGACAAGTGGTGGCGCTGCTCGTGCAGAACCTGGGGCGCCTGCAGGAGTCGGTGAGCGAGGAGGCGCAGGGCGTGCACGACACCCTGGCTCTTGTGGAGAACATGGCCGAGTTCCGGCCCCAGACGTGCGAGGAGGCGGCCCAGCAGGGCCTTCTGCGGTGGCTGCTGAAGAGGCTGAAGGCCAAGATGCCGTTCGATGCCAACAAGCTGTACTGCAGCGAAgtgctggccatcttgctgcAGGACAGTGACGCCAACAGGGCGCTGCTTGGGGAGCTGGAAGGAATCGACGTGCTTCTTCAGCAGGTGTCCGCCTTTAAAAGACGCAATCCCCGCACTGCGGAGGAGCAGGAGATGATGGAGAACCTGTTTGACGCGCTCTGTTCCTGCCTGCTGCTCGGTTCCAATCGGGAGCGCTTCCTGAAGGGCGAGGGTGTTCAGCTGATGAATCTCATGctcagggaaaagcaggtggccaGGAGCAGCGCCCTGAAGGTGCTGGACCATGCCATGCTGGGGCCCGAGGGCTCCGACACTTGCCGTAAGTTTGTGGACATTCTGGGCTTGCGAACCATCTTCCCTCTCTTCATGAAGTCTCCCAAGAAGATCAAGAAGGCGGGGAGCACTGAGAAGGAGCACGAAGAGCACGTCTGCTCcatcctggcctccctcctgcggAACCTGAGAGGGCAGCGGCGAACCCGGCTGCTCAGGAAATTCACTGAACGCGGCAGCGAGAAGGTTGACAGACTGATGGAGCTGCATTTTAAGTATCTGGAGGCCGTGCAGGTGGCCGACGAGAAGATGGAAGGGGCGAAGCACCACAGGCTCCTGCGAGGGGAAATGCCAGACAGCGACTCAGAAGAGGACTTGTACCTCCGGCGCTTGGACGCGGGGCTCTTTGTCCTGCAGCACATCTGCTACATCCTGGCGGAGATCTGCAATGCCAAGGACCCCCAGATCCGGCAGAGGGTTCACCAGATCTTAAACATGAGAGGGAGCTCCATCGACACGGTCAGGCACATCGTCGAGGAGTACGCGGAGAGCCTCGGGGACGGCCGGAGCCCGGAGTTCCGCGAGAGCGAGCAGAGGCGCATCCTGGGCCTGCTGGTCAACCTCTAG
- the LOC129151137 gene encoding beta-catenin-like protein 1, translating into MDVGELLSYQPNRGTKRPRDEEEEELNRPRKHAGPGELGRFREEVTTVGRAAEEAPKRLLPIRDSEGEGGEEEEEPLDASSVKKMILTFEKRSYRNQELRVKFPDRPERFMESELDLDDIIQEMHVVATRPDLYPLLVELGAVRSLLGLLEHDNTDVSIAVVRLLEEFTDVDALHEGEEGAEVLIEALADGQVVALLVQNLGRLQESVSEEAQGVHDTLALVENMAEFRPQTCEEAAQQGLLRWLLKRLKAKMPFDANKLYCSEVLAILLQDSDANRALLGELEGIDVLLQQVSAFKRRNPRTAEEQEMMENLFDALCSCLLLGSNRERFLKGEGVQLMNLMLREKQVARSSALKVLDHAMLGPEGSDTCRKFVDILGLRTIFPLFMKSPKKIKKAGSTEKEHEEHVCSILASLLRNLRGQRRTRLLRKFTERGSEKVDRLMELHFKYLEAVQVADEKMEGAKHHRLLRGEMPDSDSEEDLYLRRLDAGLFVLQHICYILAEICNAKDPQIRQRVHQILNMRGSSIDTVRHIVEEYAESLGDGRSPEFRESEQRRILGLLVNL; encoded by the coding sequence ATGGATGTGGGCGAACTGCTCAGCTACCAGCCCAACAGGGGCACAAAACGTCCCcgggatgaggaagaggaagagctgaACAGGCCCAGGAAACACGCTGGTCCTGGAGAACTTGGCCGCTTTCGGGAAGAGGTAACGACGGTGGGAAGAGCGGCGGAGGAGGCCCCCAAAAGGCTGCTTCCGATTAGGGAcagcgagggggaggggggagaggaggaggaggaaccattGGATGCAAGCTCCGTGAAGAAGATGATCCTCACCTTTGAAAAGAGATCGTACAGAAACCAAGAGCTGCGCGTCAAGTTCCCAGACAGGCCCGAGAGGTTTATGGAGTCCGAGCTGGACCTCGATGACATCATTCAGGAGATGCACGTGGTAGCCACCCGGCCAGACCTGTACCCCCTCCTCGTGGAGCTGGGCGCCGTTCGGTCTCTCCTCGGGCTGCTGGAACACGACAACACCGACGTGTCCATAGCTGTGGTCCGTCTGCTGGAGGAGTTCACGGATGTAGACGCCCTCCACGAGGGCGAAGAGGGAGCAGAAGTGCTCATCGAGGCTCTGGCGGACGGACAAGTGGTGGCGCTGCTCGTGCAGAACCTGGGGCGCCTGCAGGAGTCGGTGAGCGAGGAGGCGCAGGGCGTGCACGACACCCTGGCTCTTGTGGAGAACATGGCCGAGTTCCGGCCCCAGACGTGCGAGGAGGCGGCCCAGCAGGGCCTTCTGCGGTGGCTGCTGAAGAGGCTGAAGGCCAAGATGCCGTTCGATGCCAACAAGCTGTACTGCAGCGAAgtgctggccatcttgctgcAGGACAGTGACGCCAACAGGGCGCTGCTTGGGGAGCTGGAAGGAATCGACGTGCTTCTTCAGCAGGTGTCCGCCTTTAAAAGACGCAATCCCCGCACTGCGGAGGAGCAGGAGATGATGGAGAACCTGTTTGACGCGCTCTGTTCCTGCCTGCTGCTCGGTTCCAATCGGGAGCGCTTCCTGAAGGGCGAGGGTGTTCAGCTGATGAATCTCATGctcagggaaaagcaggtggccaGGAGCAGCGCCCTGAAGGTGCTGGACCATGCCATGCTGGGGCCCGAGGGCTCCGACACTTGCCGTAAGTTTGTGGACATTCTGGGCTTGCGAACCATCTTCCCTCTCTTCATGAAGTCTCCCAAGAAGATCAAGAAGGCGGGGAGCACTGAGAAGGAGCACGAAGAGCACGTCTGCTCcatcctggcctccctcctgcggAACCTGAGAGGGCAGCGGCGAACCCGGCTGCTCAGGAAATTCACTGAACGCGGCAGCGAGAAGGTTGACAGACTGATGGAGCTGCATTTTAAGTATCTGGAGGCCGTGCAGGTGGCCGACGAGAAGATGGAAGGGGCGAAGCACCACAGGCTCCTGCGAGGGGAAATGCCAGACAGCGACTCAGAAGAGGACTTGTACCTCCGGCGCTTGGACGCGGGGCTCTTTGTCCTGCAGCACATCTGCTACATCCTGGCGGAGATCTGCAATGCCAAGGACCCCCAGATCCGGCAGAGGGTTCACCAGATCTTAAACATGAGAGGGAGCTCCATCGACACGGTCAGGCACATCGTCGAGGAGTACGCGGAGAGCCTCGGGGACGGCCGGAGCCCGGAGTTCCGCGAGAGCGAGCAGAGGCGCATCCTGGGCCTGCTGGTCAACCTCTAG
- the LOC129151138 gene encoding beta-catenin-like protein 1 yields the protein MDVGELLSYQPNRGTKRPRDEEEEELNRPRKHAGPGELGRFREEGTTVGRAAEEAPKRLLPIRDSEGEGGEEEEEPLDASSVKKMILTFEKRSYRNQELRVKFPDRPERFMESELDLDDIIQEMHVVATRPDLYPLLVELGAVRSLLGLLEHDNTDVSIAVVRLLEEFTDVDALHEGEEGAEVLIEALADGQVVALLVQNLGRLQESVSEEAQGVHDTLALVENMAEFRPQTCEEAAQQGLLRWLLKRLKAKMPFDANKLYCSEVLAILLQDSDANRALLGELEGIDVLLQQVSAFKRRNPRTAEEQEMMENLFDALCSCLLLGSNRERFLKGEGVQLMNLMLREKQVARSSALKVLDHAMLGPEGSDTCRKFVDILGLRTIFPLFMKSPKKIKKAGSTEKEHEEHVCSILASLLRNLRGQRRTRLLRKFTERGSEKVDRLMELHFKYLEAVQVADEKMEGAKHHRLLRGEMPDSDSEEDLYLRRLDAGLFVLQHICYILAEICNAKDPQIRQRVHQILNMRRSSIDTVRHIVEEYAESLGDGRSPEFRESEQRRILGLLVNL from the coding sequence ATGGATGTGGGCGAACTGCTCAGCTACCAGCCCAACAGGGGCACAAAACGTCCCcgggatgaggaagaggaagagctgaACAGGCCCAGGAAACACGCTGGTCCTGGAGAACTTGGCCGCTTTCGGGAAGAGGGAACGACGGTGGGAAGAGCGGCGGAGGAGGCCCCCAAAAGGCTGCTTCCGATTAGGGAcagcgagggggaggggggagaggaggaggaggaaccattGGATGCAAGCTCCGTGAAGAAGATGATCCTCACCTTTGAAAAGAGATCGTACAGAAACCAAGAGCTGCGCGTCAAGTTCCCAGACAGGCCCGAGAGGTTTATGGAGTCCGAGCTGGACCTCGATGACATCATTCAGGAGATGCACGTGGTAGCCACCCGGCCAGACCTGTACCCCCTCCTCGTGGAGCTGGGCGCCGTTCGGTCTCTCCTCGGGCTGCTGGAACACGACAACACCGACGTGTCCATAGCTGTGGTCCGTCTGCTGGAGGAGTTCACGGATGTAGACGCCCTCCACGAGGGCGAAGAGGGAGCAGAAGTGCTCATCGAGGCTCTGGCGGACGGACAAGTGGTGGCGCTGCTCGTGCAGAACCTGGGGCGCCTGCAGGAGTCGGTGAGCGAGGAGGCGCAGGGCGTGCACGACACCCTGGCTCTTGTGGAGAACATGGCCGAGTTCCGGCCCCAGACGTGCGAGGAGGCGGCCCAGCAGGGCCTTCTGCGGTGGCTGCTGAAGAGGCTGAAGGCCAAGATGCCGTTCGATGCCAACAAGCTGTACTGCAGCGAAgtgctggccatcttgctgcAGGACAGTGACGCCAACAGGGCGCTGCTTGGGGAGCTGGAAGGAATCGACGTGCTTCTTCAGCAGGTGTCCGCCTTTAAAAGACGCAATCCCCGCACTGCGGAGGAGCAGGAGATGATGGAGAACCTGTTTGACGCGCTCTGTTCCTGCCTGCTGCTCGGTTCCAATCGGGAGCGCTTCCTGAAGGGCGAGGGTGTTCAGCTGATGAATCTCATGctcagggaaaagcaggtggccaGGAGCAGCGCCCTGAAGGTGCTGGACCATGCCATGCTGGGGCCCGAGGGCTCCGACACTTGCCGTAAGTTTGTGGACATTCTGGGCTTGCGAACCATCTTCCCTCTCTTCATGAAGTCTCCCAAGAAGATCAAGAAGGCGGGGAGCACTGAGAAGGAGCACGAAGAGCACGTCTGCTCcatcctggcctccctcctgcggAACCTGAGAGGGCAGCGGCGAACCCGGCTGCTCAGGAAATTCACTGAACGCGGCAGCGAGAAGGTTGACAGACTGATGGAGCTGCATTTTAAGTATCTGGAGGCCGTGCAGGTGGCCGACGAGAAGATGGAAGGGGCGAAGCACCACAGGCTCCTGCGAGGGGAAATGCCAGACAGCGACTCAGAAGAGGACTTGTACCTCCGGCGCTTGGACGCGGGGCTCTTTGTCCTGCAGCACATCTGCTACATCCTGGCGGAGATCTGCAATGCCAAGGACCCCCAGATCCGGCAGAGGGTTCACCAGATCTTAAACATGAGACGGAGCTCCATCGACACGGTCAGGCACATCGTCGAGGAGTACGCGGAGAGCCTCGGGGACGGCCGGAGCCCGGAGTTCCGCGAGAGCGAGCAGAGGCGCATCCTGGGCCTGCTGGTCAACCTCTAG